The Acidimicrobiia bacterium genome window below encodes:
- a CDS encoding coniferyl-alcohol dehydrogenase yields MDDRSRYDGKRALVVGCFSGMGAATAKIVQSLGGEVHGIDYREPDYDLAGFTNCDLRNKSEIDTALASLSGPIHAVFYCAGLPQTHPPVDVMRVNFAAMRHVVEGVHPLVPSGGAVAIISSNAGLQFMDHMGPINELLATDGFDGAVAWCEQHPDLVADGYTFSKEAIIVYTMQRALAVVGEGVRVNCISPGPTDTPMMPEFEKAAGPELIRAFWGPMNRQAQPEEMGWPLAFLNSDAASFITGLNLLVDAGFVAGVTTGAIDLAALFAAGMEAMAARQA; encoded by the coding sequence ATGGACGATCGGTCTCGGTACGACGGCAAGCGCGCGCTCGTCGTCGGCTGCTTCTCGGGAATGGGCGCGGCTACGGCGAAGATCGTGCAGAGCCTCGGAGGCGAGGTGCACGGCATCGACTACCGCGAGCCCGACTACGACCTCGCCGGGTTCACCAACTGCGACCTGCGCAACAAGAGTGAGATCGACACGGCTCTTGCATCGCTGAGTGGACCGATCCACGCGGTGTTCTACTGCGCAGGCCTTCCGCAGACGCATCCGCCCGTCGACGTCATGCGCGTGAACTTCGCCGCGATGCGGCACGTCGTCGAAGGTGTGCACCCGCTCGTCCCGAGCGGTGGTGCGGTCGCGATCATCTCGTCGAACGCCGGCCTGCAGTTCATGGACCACATGGGCCCCATCAACGAGCTCCTGGCCACCGATGGATTCGACGGCGCCGTCGCATGGTGTGAGCAGCATCCCGATCTCGTCGCCGACGGTTACACCTTCTCCAAGGAAGCCATCATCGTGTACACGATGCAGCGGGCGCTCGCGGTGGTGGGCGAGGGCGTGCGCGTCAACTGCATCAGCCCCGGACCGACGGACACGCCGATGATGCCGGAGTTCGAGAAGGCTGCCGGTCCCGAGCTGATCCGCGCGTTCTGGGGCCCGATGAACCGGCAGGCGCAGCCCGAGGAGATGGGATGGCCCCTGGCGTTCCTCAACAGCGACGCGGCCAGCTTCATCACCGGGCTCAACCTCCTCGTCGACGCCGGATTCGTGGCCGGCGTGACGACCGGCGCGATCGACTTGGCCGCACTGTTCGCTGCGGGCATGGAGGCGATGGCGGCACGGCAGGCCTGA